DNA sequence from the Lachancea thermotolerans CBS 6340 chromosome H complete sequence genome:
TATAGTGCTTGGACGCGAGGTTTGTACCAGGCAGCCTCCGTGGCCGGGCTTGGCGCTGCAGGATTCCTGCTGTTTAAGCTCGGATGTAAAATCATTCCGGAAGCGCCAGCACACCTGAAGCAGGGTGACAAAAGATGTGTGCTGCTGTTTGGCCAAACGCGCGACCCAATTACTCGCCAGATCGTTATGGATCTTTACAGGCGTGGGTTTGTATTGTTCGTGTGCTCAGAGCATGGGGCAGTGCAAAATGACGACGACGGACTTTTCCACATCAAGCACGAGGATCTGCACAATGTTGTCAAGTACTTACAAGAGGAGAACTCTACACTTTCGTCCATTCTCATAGTACCGAACTCTGCTTACTACCCCTCCGGAGCCATTACTACGTTATCATCCACGGTAGTACAGACAGAACTTGAGCAGAATGTTTTCACTCATATGAGGGCTctgctcaagctcctgCCTCACTTGAACTGCAAGCTGCAAATTTTAATGTTCACCCCGTCTCTGCCCCAGCATTTTGGTATTCCTCACCATTCCGCAGAGTATTTTGTGTCGGGTCTAATGCGCTCCTTTTACTATgccatcaaaaacgagTACCCGCGTGTAAGCACTTATTTGTGCCATTTGGGAATTCTTAAGATAGCAGGAAGCCCAAGCAACTTCAAGTATCTTTCATTGAATGGCTCAAATATGAATAGCTCCCTTTTGACCCCTCTATATCGGCTCATtatttcaagttcaagttgGTGGCTGCGACTTCGGGAAGCTTTTAGCGGGAGCCAAAGGTTTTTCGGTAAAGGAAGCTGGATTGGGTATTACTTAGGGCGTTGGCTACCGCCATCTGTTCTCAAGCTTCTGTAAATTTCTCTCTCAACAGCTGAAATGAGATCTGCTGCTCCATTTTCCCCACCGTTACACAGTAGTACACCATATCAATGGATTACATAACTTCCATAGGCTTAGAGCTTGACAGTTATTTGTGTACGGAATTCAGCGCCATGCGCCTTGCAGAAAACCGCCCGCGTTACGATAAGCCTAAATGTTTTCATCAGGGGCCCTCCGTACCTGACAGAATCCCAGAGCCACCTAGCTCGGTCGAGGTGTGGGTAGTGGTAAAAAACAATGCTAGAGTTAACTGCTTATTTAAGAATGTCTTGGGCTTGTGACTAAATCTATGGTTTACATCTACCTGTGAAGCGAGGATACAGCGAACAGTCTCTGACGGTAAACCTGTCACACAACCAAGCAAGGATACGCTCCGTGCCGATACCGTAACCACCATGAGGGCAGCTACCGTACTTTCTTTGGTCAATAAACCAATAGTAAGGATCGGTGGCAATTCCTTCACGCTTGAAACCTGCCATCAGTTCATCCATAGCATCAATTCTCATCGAGCCACCGGTGATCTCTCCAACGTTAGGCATCAAAACATCTACGGACTCGGTGACATTGGCATCATCGGCACAGCGCTTCATGTAGAAAGATTTGATCTCAACTGGGAATCTTATCAAAAAGATAGGAACGCCAATTGTGTCtgtcatttttctttcgGCAGCTTCAGCAATGTCGTCCCcgaacttgaagtcctcACCTTCCTCATTTTTGATACCATGCTCGTTAAGCCACTTGATAGCATCTCTGTAGTCCAGTCTCATGAAGGGCATGGTTGGGGCTTTGAAACCAGGGTTCAACTGCTCAACTAATGGGCCTGCAACTGGGTCCTCCAAGACATAACGGACTGCTGTTGTGATCAATTTCTCAATGTGGACTAGCAGATCGTCAAAGGTCAAAAAGCAGAGCTCTGCCTCAATGTGTGTGTACTCCGAAAGATGTCTTCTGGTGTGCGACTTTTCGGCCCTGAACGACTCTTGGATACAGTAAACATCACCCAAACTGGCCAAGCAAGTCTCTAAGTAAAGCTGAGACGACTGGGTCAAGTAAGCTTCTTCACCGTAGTACCCCAAGTTGAATAAAGTAGAACCACCTTCGACTTGAGTTTGAACCATGCAAGGAGTGTTCACTTCAGTAAGTCCTTCTTCATAGTAGAAGCGGCGAACTGCACGAAGCAGGGCTGCACGGACCTTCATCACACCAGACAAAGTTTCACCTCTCAGAGCTAAATGACGCTGATCCAAAAGCAACGAGGGATCAGCACCTTCAGCGATTTTGTTAGTGAAGGCATCCTCGCCGGAGGGAGCTAATGAGACCACCTCGTAGTAGTCCACCAGTAACTCAACTCCGCCAGGGGCATTTTTGCCCTCAGGCAGCTTGCAAACTTTACCATATAAAGTGACAGTGGATTCTAGCGTTAAAGCTGTAGTTTGGTAGGCACGAGCCAAGTCGCCAGTAAGAACTGCTTGCAGGAACCCAGTACCATCCCTCAGTACAATAAATACAAGGCTTTTACTAGACCGTAATCTGTGGATCCAACCTGAGACTTTTACTCTTTGGTCGACAGCATCGTAactcttttgaatcttgCATTTAATGGCCTCAGGGAGAGACttgtcttcttcaatcttaatgttcaaagcttcaagctttttagCGGCTTCATTCTCGTCTttctcttgcttcttcttttcgaGTTCAAGCTGTTTAGCaagtttcttcttcagaccATCAGACCCTTTGCgagctttcttcaaagcactAGCAGAGATTTCGACAAAGCAGTCACCCTtttcttcgtcttttttGAACACAAACAGCTTAggttcttcatcatcttcacGAGCAGAAAATAGGGCATATGCTGGTGTTTTGAAAGGCTGGTCTTGGCTTCCGGTCACGGAAATGTCGTCCACACCGGTGCTCTCGTTGATATACAATGAcatctcaacaagaaattaGAAAACCTCTATAACAGAAACAGTGACACGGGAAAGATGCGGTATAACAAAAGGTATTCTTCCTCCTGCTATTTATTTCTAAAAACCTAATTGAGCGTTGCGCGAAAAACGAAGTTAGCACTATTCTATGGATCTGCCTTGTGTCTTAATGTGAGTCAGGTTCAAATCTTATCATGATGAAactgtttttcaaaaaaatttttcaagtgaAAGCTCATCGAACTCACTCGAGAAAGGTATAGTATCGTAAGAATCAACTAGTCGAACAGAAGTACATGTCGCTTGAAGAATcttttgcaaagctttgtgtAAGCCCTGAGGCCGATGCGGTCGCAGTCAAGTCACTGGTTTTCAAACCAAAGACCCCTAAGTCGGCAACACCAGTTCCtattgttgttgttgcaTTGCAATCAACCTCAACTGGATCGGGATTGATTGCCAGCGAAACCTCAACCAAAGATCCTCGTTTAGCTCGTGACGACCTCTTTGCGTCTCACTTCAAATGTCCCTCTGCAAAGGCCTTTCACCTTGGCTACTTGACACAATCAGAATCCGAGTTTAAGCTTCTGCTTGACGATGCTTTGACCAAGATCGACAACTCCAAGGTCCTGCAATTGAACGAGGAGAAGTTTATACTGAAGTCCCAGCTTATTGAATACCTGCAGCAATATTCCCCTCAAGTTGTCGACTTTTCTCAGGAAGTCGCCAAGAAGCCTGAGGCCAAAAAAGCAGGTGCCCAGGCCGCTGCATCCCAGGCAAAGTCCGCTGCTTTGGAAGACGCTAAGCTAATTGGTATTACTGTCGACAAAAAACTGGACTTCTCAGGATGGTACCAGCAGGTCTTGACAAAAGGTGAAATGCTCGATTACTACGATGTTTCTGGCTGTTACATCCTAAGACCTCCCTCATATGCCATTTGGGAGCAAATTCAAAGGTGGTTTGATGACAAGATCAAGTCAATCGGTGTCCAGAACGCCTACTTTCCCATGTTTGTCTCTTCCCGTGTTCtagaaaaagagaaagaccACATTGAAGGGTTTGCCCCGGAAGTTGCTTGGGTCACCAGAGCTGGTTCTTCCGAGCTTGAGGAGCCAATTGCTATCAGACCAACTTCTGAAACTGTGATGTATCCTTATTATGCCAAATGGGTTCAGTCATACAGAGACTTACCATTGAAATTAAACCAGTGGAACTCTGTCGTAAGATGGGAATTCAAGCATCCTCAGCCCTTTTTGAGAACTAGAGAGTTTCTATGGCAAGAGGGCCACACTGCTCATCTAGGGCAGGAAGAGGCTATAGAGGAAGTCATGCAAATTTTGGACTTCTACGCTGGCGTTTACGAAGAGTTGCTGGCCGTGCCTGTTGTTAAAGGCAAAAAGAccgaaaaagagaagtttgCCGGTGGTGACTTCACTACCACCTGTGAGGGCTACATTCCTCAAACCGGTCGTGGTATTCAAGGTGCAACCTCTCACCATCTCGGCCAAAACTTTTCTAAAATGTTTAATATCAGTGTTGAAAACCCTCTTGGACCAGAGCATCCAAAGGTTTTTGCTCATCAAAACTCGTGGGGTCTAAGCACCCGTGTTATCGGTGTTATGGTAATGATTCACTCCGACAACAAGGGTCTCGTTATTCCTCCAAGAGTCTCCCAACACCAATGTGTTGTTTTGCCAGTCGGCATCAACTCTAAGACCTCTGATGAGCAAAGGGCTGTCATTCACCAAAAGGCAAGGGAAATCGAACAAAAATTGCGGGCTTCCAACGTCAGGGCATTTGGCGACTACAATGACAACTATACTCCTGGCTGGAAGTTCTCACAATATGAGCTGAAGGGTATTCCGCTACGTCTGGAGTTTGGCCCCAAGGATATGGCGCAAGACCAGGTGTCGGTCGTTCGTAGAAATGACAACCGCAAGTACACAGTTAAAACTGCAGACCTCGAGACCCGTATCCctgaaattttggaagaaatGCAGAAAGAtatgtttttgagagctaAGGATTTGTTTGACACCCATAGAGTAATCGTTGAAGAATGGAAAGACTTTGTCCCTGCtctgaacaagaaaaatgttATCCTAGCCCCATGGTGTGGTGTCACTGAGTGTGAGGAGGACATCAAAGACTCTTCcgccaagaaagatgatGGTGAAGAATTCGAGGCTGACGAGAAGGCACCTAGTATGGGCGCGAAAACCTTGTGTATTCCTTTCGAGCAGCCAGAGTTGAAGGAGGGCCAAAAGTGTATTAGATGCGACAAAAAGGCCATTCAATACTGTATGTTTGGCCGCTCTTACTAGGTTGCGTAAATGCGATTGCTCAGTGGAGCTCCTGCCTTTCCTTAATTGTTTACCATAAATATTTGCATACTGTATTCCATACTTAGCGGCTGTCTTCCTGCAAAACAGCGTTATAACTGTCCCAAAAAGGTTGGCGCTTCAGGTCTTCCACGCTAAGGGAGTTGACACTGAGAACCCCGCCGGCATCTTCAATGAAATGGAGCCGGTCCAATTGAATCACACTGTCTATGTAGTAAAGCGCTTGATTGTAGCATACGCCAACGTGAGCAACTCCGTGAGCATCGTCACTAAGCACAAATCTCGTTCCTTCAACAGACTTGGCTAGCATTGCAAATTCTCGCCCGGGGTATGGATCACGGAGTTTTTTCCGCAGGCCAGATGTGTTTATTTCAATGAGGCCTCCATAggaagcgatgagctttaTGTTTCTCAAGGCAAGCATCTTGATTTCCGGCCATAGGTCAATAAAAGAAACCTCAGCTGCACAGACTGCGGCAGGATGTGTGTGTTCAACTTTCTGGCCAGAAGTGGAGTCGATGAAAACTTCCTTTGAACAGTACAGGCGGAATAAATCAAAGTGCCCAACGACTAAAGGCCTGAGTTCAGAAATCATAACGAACTGTTGCTCGAAATAATCAATAACGAGTCGCTTTAAATTATTGCCGGCAAATTCCAGTGCTCTAAGCCACTCTCTCTGATCGAAGTCGATTGGTACTCCGTTTACGTGATGCATTGAACCGATGCAGAATTGTAAAACTCCACTATTCTGCTTCATTAGTTCTTTTGCATAAGCGATATGGCGCGTATCGCATCCCTCCACCTCTGTGCCTATAATGAATTTTGTTGCATAACCCCGCCCCTTAATCTCAGAAGCATGTTCAAGAAACCCTCTGAACTTCTCTTGTAATGCCTTCAAGTCAGCGTCGGACTTGCCGGTAATTTCTTCGGGGTATAGGTATTTGGGGTCGAGCCTTGGCATGTGTTCTGTCAAGCAATATAACTTGAACTGCATCTTCACAGCACGAGCCACGATATCT
Encoded proteins:
- the HIS2 gene encoding histidinol-phosphatase (similar to uniprot|P38635 Saccharomyces cerevisiae YFR025C HIS2 Histidinolphosphatase catalyzes the eighth step in histidine biosynthesis mutations cause histidine auxotrophy and sensitivity to Cu Co and Ni salts transcription is regulated by general amino acid control), whose product is MHSHHSHSIDYVAHGVDSLEDIVARAVKMQFKLYCLTEHMPRLDPKYLYPEEITGKSDADLKALQEKFRGFLEHASEIKGRGYATKFIIGTEVEGCDTRHIAYAKELMKQNSGVLQFCIGSMHHVNGVPIDFDQREWLRALEFAGNNLKRLVIDYFEQQFVMISELRPLVVGHFDLFRLYCSKEVFIDSTSGQKVEHTHPAAVCAAEVSFIDLWPEIKMLALRNIKLIASYGGLIEINTSGLRKKLRDPYPGREFAMLAKSVEGTRFVLSDDAHGVAHVGVCYNQALYYIDSVIQLDRLHFIEDAGGVLSVNSLSVEDLKRQPFWDSYNAVLQEDSR
- a CDS encoding proline--tRNA ligase (highly similar to uniprot|P38708 Saccharomyces cerevisiae YHR020W Protein required for cell viability) encodes the protein MSLEESFAKLCVSPEADAVAVKSLVFKPKTPKSATPVPIVVVALQSTSTGSGLIASETSTKDPRLARDDLFASHFKCPSAKAFHLGYLTQSESEFKLLLDDALTKIDNSKVLQLNEEKFILKSQLIEYLQQYSPQVVDFSQEVAKKPEAKKAGAQAAASQAKSAALEDAKLIGITVDKKLDFSGWYQQVLTKGEMLDYYDVSGCYILRPPSYAIWEQIQRWFDDKIKSIGVQNAYFPMFVSSRVLEKEKDHIEGFAPEVAWVTRAGSSELEEPIAIRPTSETVMYPYYAKWVQSYRDLPLKLNQWNSVVRWEFKHPQPFLRTREFLWQEGHTAHLGQEEAIEEVMQILDFYAGVYEELLAVPVVKGKKTEKEKFAGGDFTTTCEGYIPQTGRGIQGATSHHLGQNFSKMFNISVENPLGPEHPKVFAHQNSWGLSTRVIGVMVMIHSDNKGLVIPPRVSQHQCVVLPVGINSKTSDEQRAVIHQKAREIEQKLRASNVRAFGDYNDNYTPGWKFSQYELKGIPLRLEFGPKDMAQDQVSVVRRNDNRKYTVKTADLETRIPEILEEMQKDMFLRAKDLFDTHRVIVEEWKDFVPALNKKNVILAPWCGVTECEEDIKDSSAKKDDGEEFEADEKAPSMGAKTLCIPFEQPELKEGQKCIRCDKKAIQYCMFGRSY
- the YSC83 gene encoding Ysc83p (weakly similar to uniprot|P32792 Saccharomyces cerevisiae YHR017W YSC83), which encodes MSSQVVDKIFDTGFEWFKKIESMNQRVIANVKEMGTKSAGSARDVVEPNAPLLGPGYSAWTRGLYQAASVAGLGAAGFLLFKLGCKIIPEAPAHLKQGDKRCVLLFGQTRDPITRQIVMDLYRRGFVLFVCSEHGAVQNDDDGLFHIKHEDLHNVVKYLQEENSTLSSILIVPNSAYYPSGAITTLSSTVVQTELEQNVFTHMRALLKLLPHLNCKLQILMFTPSLPQHFGIPHHSAEYFVSGLMRSFYYAIKNEYPRVSTYLCHLGILKIAGSPSNFKYLSLNGSNMNSSLLTPLYRLIISSSSWWLRLREAFSGSQRFFGKGSWIGYYLGRWLPPSVLKLL
- the DED81 gene encoding asparagine--tRNA ligase DED81 (highly similar to uniprot|P38707 Saccharomyces cerevisiae YHR019C DED81 Cytosolic asparaginyl-tRNA synthetase required for protein synthesis catalyzes the specific attachment of asparagine to its cognate tRNA), producing MSLYINESTGVDDISVTGSQDQPFKTPAYALFSAREDDEEPKLFVFKKDEEKGDCFVEISASALKKARKGSDGLKKKLAKQLELEKKKQEKDENEAAKKLEALNIKIEEDKSLPEAIKCKIQKSYDAVDQRVKVSGWIHRLRSSKSLVFIVLRDGTGFLQAVLTGDLARAYQTTALTLESTVTLYGKVCKLPEGKNAPGGVELLVDYYEVVSLAPSGEDAFTNKIAEGADPSLLLDQRHLALRGETLSGVMKVRAALLRAVRRFYYEEGLTEVNTPCMVQTQVEGGSTLFNLGYYGEEAYLTQSSQLYLETCLASLGDVYCIQESFRAEKSHTRRHLSEYTHIEAELCFLTFDDLLVHIEKLITTAVRYVLEDPVAGPLVEQLNPGFKAPTMPFMRLDYRDAIKWLNEHGIKNEEGEDFKFGDDIAEAAERKMTDTIGVPIFLIRFPVEIKSFYMKRCADDANVTESVDVLMPNVGEITGGSMRIDAMDELMAGFKREGIATDPYYWFIDQRKYGSCPHGGYGIGTERILAWLCDRFTVRDCSLYPRFTGRCKP